One genomic window of Geoanaerobacter pelophilus includes the following:
- a CDS encoding cytochrome C: MKSMKIVWAFLLVLLMAFPCHAALKTIGKSDKLTFDPTNFPPQMKSDWQIMKVKCVKCHTMERTVVSITTGVAPISGQPFDRGATRAYGVKMMRKPDSNMNKQEVKACVDLMNWMLEESAKQ, encoded by the coding sequence ATGAAGTCAATGAAGATTGTCTGGGCGTTTCTGCTGGTGCTGCTGATGGCATTCCCATGTCATGCGGCTCTGAAGACGATAGGAAAGAGCGACAAGCTTACCTTCGATCCTACTAATTTTCCGCCTCAGATGAAATCCGATTGGCAGATTATGAAGGTCAAGTGCGTAAAGTGTCATACCATGGAGCGTACCGTGGTCTCGATAACTACCGGCGTTGCGCCGATATCGGGGCAGCCGTTCGACAGGGGCGCCACCAGGGCTTATGGTGTAAAAATGATGCGCAAACCAGACTCGAACATGAACAAGCAGGAGGTCAAGGCTTGTGTTGATCTAATGAATTGGATGCTGGAAGAGTCGGCAAAACAGTGA
- a CDS encoding cytochrome c3 family protein yields the protein MRSSIASLVLIVLGFAVGAIAAAAPDIMTFPATVGDVIFNHKKHVDGGINCKTCHAYKGGKIKGLGKEWAHKVCRGCHEAIMMGPTKCTGCHA from the coding sequence ATGCGTAGCAGTATCGCGTCACTGGTGCTGATAGTTCTTGGTTTTGCTGTTGGGGCAATTGCTGCTGCCGCGCCGGATATCATGACCTTTCCGGCAACAGTAGGTGATGTTATTTTTAACCATAAAAAGCATGTTGATGGCGGCATAAACTGCAAAACCTGCCATGCCTACAAAGGTGGCAAGATCAAGGGGCTTGGCAAGGAATGGGCCCACAAGGTATGCCGGGGATGTCACGAGGCTATCATGATGGGGCCGACTAAATGCACTGGCTGCCATGCGTAG
- a CDS encoding cytochrome C yields the protein MAVHNIRGLGILFLFTLIISGCGSNSAPNISPVSTLEASQDCINCHESTAVSSVTNERITDAWQLSSHNTASSANFSGRGASCGDCHEPEAGHPNSCNTCHGSGIPASGPLVQHNPDRALKCDKCHTRPTFIDPTVGRAHFSNVTAAFVSTQFKGKCRSCHDPHNPSKYFTYNEQWAASGKGDSLATPWNRYDFKSRGTTQPIETTFQSSCVRCHTATGYINYVTSGLTNVSPWGAAELTAGDRSKQTLACPACHDDGNGNAYSFKVRQVSFNGGGIRVYYNYSAAPSSRAAAATTLFPSVRINNNPFIFPDAGTSNLCVVCHSGRAIGQLIKDAAAAGLNFDNVARINAHDFVAGGSLFQATGYEYTHLGRSYTQPVTFQHDNIGLGNFQGTGSSGPCITCHMSSSESHLFLPVTIDSEGVITQITGTACIKCHVGVTAWSPETLQEKKTGYLAALTALYELQKVRPTIGTKIISGETFNPDSTVKSYTYTTKWASAYGGATGADTMGASFNFEALKGDSGAFAHNSAYTRKLIYDSLDWVNDGTMNNDVASAILGLPATTRLGILPAAYRGNYRNLAIAYLIR from the coding sequence ATGGCAGTTCACAACATCAGGGGATTAGGCATTCTTTTCCTCTTTACTCTCATTATCTCCGGCTGCGGCAGCAACTCAGCTCCCAATATTTCGCCAGTTTCCACCCTTGAGGCATCTCAAGACTGCATTAACTGCCATGAGTCCACAGCGGTTTCCTCTGTCACCAACGAGCGAATAACCGATGCCTGGCAACTCTCATCCCATAACACCGCAAGCAGTGCCAACTTTTCGGGTCGCGGTGCCAGTTGCGGCGATTGCCACGAACCGGAGGCCGGGCACCCTAACAGCTGCAATACCTGTCATGGCAGTGGAATCCCGGCCAGCGGCCCGCTGGTGCAGCATAACCCGGACCGGGCCCTGAAATGCGACAAATGCCATACTCGTCCGACATTCATCGACCCCACCGTTGGTCGTGCCCATTTCAGCAATGTGACGGCGGCTTTCGTCAGCACCCAGTTCAAGGGGAAATGCCGGTCCTGCCATGACCCGCATAATCCGTCCAAATACTTTACCTATAACGAACAGTGGGCAGCAAGCGGCAAGGGCGACAGTCTGGCAACACCCTGGAACAGATATGACTTCAAGTCCAGAGGCACGACGCAACCGATAGAGACCACTTTCCAGAGCAGTTGCGTCAGGTGTCATACCGCGACAGGCTATATAAACTATGTTACCTCGGGATTAACAAATGTGTCACCATGGGGAGCAGCTGAGCTTACGGCGGGCGACCGATCGAAACAGACACTAGCCTGCCCTGCCTGCCATGACGACGGCAACGGCAACGCATATAGCTTTAAAGTCAGACAGGTATCCTTTAACGGCGGAGGGATACGAGTCTACTATAACTATTCCGCAGCCCCTTCCAGCAGGGCAGCTGCTGCAACCACCCTCTTCCCGAGCGTCAGGATCAATAACAACCCGTTTATTTTTCCTGATGCCGGGACGTCCAATCTCTGCGTTGTCTGCCACTCCGGAAGAGCAATCGGCCAACTCATCAAAGATGCTGCCGCCGCTGGGCTGAACTTCGATAACGTCGCGCGGATTAACGCCCATGATTTCGTAGCAGGTGGCTCACTATTCCAAGCCACAGGCTACGAATACACCCATCTGGGACGCAGCTATACCCAGCCGGTGACATTCCAGCACGACAATATTGGTCTCGGCAATTTTCAGGGAACCGGTTCCAGTGGACCGTGCATAACCTGTCACATGAGCAGCAGTGAAAGCCACCTGTTTCTGCCGGTCACAATCGACAGTGAAGGAGTAATCACCCAGATAACCGGAACTGCCTGCATTAAATGCCATGTCGGTGTCACTGCCTGGTCACCGGAGACCCTTCAGGAAAAGAAAACCGGATATCTGGCCGCACTTACCGCTCTCTATGAATTGCAGAAGGTCAGACCTACCATTGGGACCAAAATTATCTCCGGAGAAACCTTCAATCCCGACAGCACCGTGAAGAGCTACACCTACACCACCAAATGGGCATCTGCATACGGAGGCGCAACCGGTGCCGACACGATGGGAGCTTCGTTCAACTTTGAGGCGTTAAAAGGCGATTCCGGAGCTTTTGCTCACAACAGTGCCTATACGCGCAAGCTGATCTACGATTCCCTCGACTGGGTGAACGACGGCACCATGAACAACGATGTCGCATCAGCAATTCTCGGCTTGCCGGCAACAACAAGACTGGGAATCCTGCCGGCGGCCTATCGCGGCAATTATCGAAACCTAGCAATAGCATACCTGATCCGCTGA
- a CDS encoding transglycosylase SLT domain-containing protein: MVVGVSSCNRANLVQQAPQPVAAVDTELDLEIRRVMEKGNSLEERKAQIPAIAAAFARRTDPERARWLAALCYLKTLGTKFSPIDIAEIALVETGGHGLSGRAVSHKGALGVWQLMPHRAASHGYSPEEMLNDEKCAEAAVRELASKLAMANGNLVRAKKLYCGVGPQADAYEVKRRQIRKEILADITKAAPQRAELRYRIERPS, from the coding sequence ATGGTTGTCGGAGTCTCCTCGTGTAACCGTGCGAACCTGGTGCAGCAGGCCCCACAACCGGTGGCCGCCGTTGATACGGAACTGGACCTGGAGATTCGCAGAGTAATGGAAAAAGGGAATTCGCTTGAGGAGCGGAAGGCCCAGATTCCTGCGATAGCAGCGGCATTTGCCCGCCGGACCGACCCGGAGCGGGCGCGGTGGCTGGCAGCGCTCTGTTATTTAAAAACGCTGGGGACCAAGTTTTCGCCCATTGACATTGCCGAGATAGCCTTGGTGGAGACAGGCGGTCACGGTCTTTCGGGCAGAGCGGTTTCCCACAAAGGGGCACTGGGCGTTTGGCAACTGATGCCTCATCGTGCAGCAAGCCATGGCTACTCTCCGGAAGAGATGCTGAACGACGAGAAGTGCGCCGAGGCTGCAGTGAGGGAGCTGGCGAGCAAGCTGGCAATGGCCAACGGCAATCTGGTTCGGGCAAAGAAGCTTTACTGCGGAGTCGGTCCACAGGCCGACGCCTACGAGGTCAAGCGCCGCCAGATTCGCAAGGAGATCCTGGCTGATATCACCAAGGCCGCTCCGCAACGTGCCGAGCTTCGTTACCGGATCGAGAGGCCATCATAA
- the trpB gene encoding tryptophan synthase subunit beta, with the protein MSLPDKNGHFGKFGGRYVPETLMPVLLELEQAYRNYRKDPEFKAEFDYYLKQYVGRPSPLYFAENLTRKLGGAKIYLKREDLNHTGAHKINNTIGQGLLAKRMGKRRVIAETGAGQHGVATATIAALFGMECEVFMGEEDIRRQALNVFRMKLLGAKVTPVTAGTATLKDAMNEALRNWVTYVHDTFYVIGTTAGPHPYPEMVRDFQSVIGREAKAQFKKAEGGLPDVLVAAVGGGSNAMGLFYPFLNDKDVRMVGVEAAGFGIPTGKHAAPLCAGRVGVLHGNMTYLLQDSHGQIAHAHSISAGLDYPGVGPEHAWLKDTGRAEYVSVTDDEALAGFKLLTETEGILPALESSHAIAHLVRLAPQLAKDKTIIACLSGRGDKDIHTVAEAMGVVLHG; encoded by the coding sequence ATGTCATTACCCGATAAGAACGGTCATTTCGGAAAGTTCGGCGGACGCTACGTCCCTGAAACGCTCATGCCGGTGTTGCTGGAGTTGGAACAGGCATACCGTAACTACCGGAAAGATCCGGAGTTCAAGGCCGAGTTCGACTATTACCTGAAGCAGTACGTTGGCAGGCCGAGTCCGCTCTATTTTGCCGAAAACCTGACCCGGAAGCTTGGCGGGGCCAAGATCTACCTGAAGCGGGAAGACCTGAACCACACCGGTGCCCATAAGATCAACAACACCATCGGCCAGGGTTTGCTGGCCAAGCGGATGGGGAAGCGGCGGGTGATAGCTGAGACCGGGGCCGGGCAGCATGGGGTGGCAACCGCCACCATTGCGGCACTGTTTGGCATGGAGTGCGAGGTGTTCATGGGCGAGGAGGATATCCGGCGCCAGGCGCTGAATGTCTTCCGGATGAAACTGCTGGGGGCGAAGGTTACGCCGGTCACTGCCGGCACCGCCACTCTCAAGGACGCCATGAATGAGGCACTGAGGAACTGGGTGACCTATGTTCATGATACCTTCTACGTCATCGGCACCACCGCAGGTCCGCACCCGTATCCCGAGATGGTCAGGGACTTTCAGTCGGTGATTGGCCGCGAGGCCAAGGCGCAGTTCAAGAAGGCGGAAGGCGGCCTGCCCGATGTCCTGGTGGCGGCGGTCGGCGGCGGCAGCAACGCCATGGGACTGTTCTACCCGTTTCTGAACGACAAGGATGTGAGAATGGTCGGGGTTGAGGCTGCTGGCTTCGGCATTCCCACCGGCAAGCATGCCGCACCGCTCTGCGCCGGGCGGGTCGGCGTTCTCCACGGCAACATGACCTATCTCTTGCAGGACAGCCATGGCCAGATTGCCCATGCCCACTCGATTTCCGCCGGGCTTGACTATCCGGGGGTCGGGCCGGAGCACGCCTGGCTCAAGGACACCGGCCGGGCAGAATATGTGTCGGTCACCGACGATGAGGCGTTGGCAGGTTTCAAGCTCCTCACCGAGACCGAGGGGATACTGCCGGCGCTTGAATCGTCCCACGCAATTGCCCATCTGGTAAGGCTTGCGCCGCAGCTGGCCAAGGATAAAACAATCATTGCCTGTCTCTCTGGAAGGGGTGACAAGGATATTCATACAGTGGCCGAGGCAATGGGCGTAGTTTTACATGGTTAG
- a CDS encoding substrate-binding protein has protein sequence MQLSMLNKLIICCLFLLFSPLTTFAAQETVKIGLNYPETGSYAKQGLDQRRAAELAAEEINAAGGILGEKVQLVYRDTKTNAKIAKANAVELYDKEGVPMIFGGSASSEAIETGQVALQKNKLFFGTLTYSTETTGEYGHRHIFRECYDSYFAAKALESYLKKNFSGKKFFYITSNYTWGWTTESVIRAVSSTTDVDKHPEVLTPLGATDFSKALAQARDSKAKVLVLSLFGRDMEIAVKQAHKMGLKNKMQIIVPNLNDDMAQGAGPEAMEGIVGTIPWIWSVPMANNYPKGIAFVRNFEAKYKRYPTTSGASAYIILHQYKDAVERAGTFETKAVIKALEGHKYVGVKDEQYWRDWDHQSVQSVYTVRCKKASEVKKSKYQQDCFKVISVMKGDDAAVDFKEWSEIRNVIGMPPALDEYHTEK, from the coding sequence ATGCAATTGTCTATGCTTAACAAGTTGATTATCTGTTGTTTATTCCTGCTATTCTCCCCTTTAACAACGTTTGCCGCTCAGGAAACCGTAAAGATCGGCTTGAATTATCCAGAGACAGGATCCTATGCAAAACAAGGACTTGACCAGCGCAGGGCAGCTGAACTCGCGGCTGAGGAGATCAATGCCGCCGGGGGTATCCTGGGGGAAAAAGTTCAGTTGGTTTACAGGGATACCAAGACGAACGCCAAGATTGCCAAGGCGAATGCCGTGGAGTTGTATGACAAGGAAGGGGTCCCTATGATATTCGGCGGTTCTGCCAGTTCCGAGGCGATCGAGACCGGACAGGTTGCGCTGCAGAAGAACAAACTTTTTTTCGGCACATTGACCTATTCAACCGAAACTACTGGAGAGTACGGGCATCGTCACATTTTCAGGGAATGCTATGACTCGTATTTTGCGGCAAAGGCCTTGGAGAGTTATCTGAAGAAGAACTTTTCCGGGAAAAAGTTCTTTTATATTACCTCCAATTACACCTGGGGCTGGACAACCGAGTCGGTGATACGAGCAGTATCATCGACCACGGATGTTGACAAGCACCCTGAAGTTCTCACTCCGCTCGGCGCTACCGATTTCAGCAAGGCCCTTGCCCAGGCCAGGGACAGTAAGGCCAAGGTGCTGGTGTTGTCACTCTTTGGCCGCGACATGGAGATAGCGGTCAAACAGGCCCACAAGATGGGGCTCAAGAATAAGATGCAGATCATTGTCCCCAATCTCAATGATGATATGGCCCAGGGAGCAGGCCCCGAAGCAATGGAGGGAATTGTCGGGACCATCCCCTGGATCTGGAGTGTACCGATGGCGAACAATTATCCAAAAGGGATAGCATTCGTCAGGAATTTCGAGGCCAAATATAAGCGCTATCCAACCACTTCAGGGGCTTCCGCCTACATTATCCTTCATCAATACAAGGATGCGGTGGAGAGAGCCGGAACTTTCGAGACCAAGGCCGTTATCAAGGCCCTTGAGGGACACAAGTATGTTGGGGTCAAGGATGAGCAGTACTGGCGGGACTGGGATCACCAATCCGTACAGTCGGTCTATACTGTGAGATGCAAGAAGGCAAGCGAGGTCAAAAAGAGCAAGTATCAGCAGGACTGTTTCAAGGTAATCAGTGTCATGAAGGGTGATGATGCTGCCGTGGATTTCAAGGAGTGGAGCGAAATCAGGAATGTGATCGGAATGCCGCCGGCCCTTGACGAGTATCATACCGAGAAATAA